The Fundidesulfovibrio magnetotacticus genome has a segment encoding these proteins:
- a CDS encoding restriction endonuclease — translation MSQNTRKQHPLESIRKFCVACMGGSYLMVAQCPETACPLHGYRMGSVEEGVSRPPVRAVRRQCLACCCEDRERVRACSASPACKPPFEPCPLWRFRLGSRPEIFERRKRKARRTLLVLPGLTLDKNQENPAP, via the coding sequence ATGAGCCAGAACACGCGAAAGCAGCACCCCCTGGAGTCCATCCGCAAGTTCTGCGTGGCCTGCATGGGCGGCTCCTACCTTATGGTGGCCCAGTGCCCAGAGACGGCCTGCCCCCTGCACGGCTACCGCATGGGCAGCGTCGAGGAGGGCGTTTCGCGCCCGCCGGTGCGCGCCGTGCGCCGCCAGTGCCTGGCCTGCTGCTGCGAAGACCGCGAACGCGTGCGCGCCTGTTCGGCCTCCCCCGCCTGCAAGCCCCCCTTCGAGCCCTGCCCCCTGTGGCGCTTCCGCCTGGGTTCGCGCCCGGAAATCTTCGAGCGCCGCAAGCGCAAGGCCAGGCGCACCCTGCTGGTGCTGCCGGGCCTCACCCTGGATAAAAACCAGGAAAATCCGGCCCCCTGA
- the nifJ gene encoding pyruvate:ferredoxin (flavodoxin) oxidoreductase: MAKKLIKTVDGNTATSWVAYALSECAAIYPITPSSNMGEMVDEWASQGMKNIYGQTVKVRELQSEAGAAGAVHGCLAAGALTSTYTASQGLLLMIPNMYKIAGELLPGVFHVSARAVAAHALSIFGDHQDVMACRQTGFAMLAGCSVQEAHDMALVAHLSAIESSVPFLHFFDGFRTSHEVQKIEVLDFSEIAGMVNQEKVAEFRARSMNPEHPQIRGTAQNPDIYFQGREAANKYYDAVPGIVKNVMAKVSAATGRPYNLFDYYGSPNATRVIVAMGSSCEAIKEVIDHMKGEKVGLVTVRLYRPWFAEAFLAALPKTAKKITVLDRTKEAGSLYEPLYLDVATTLRDAKIDAQLLGGRYGLGSKEFTPAMVKAVFDNMNTAKKNHFTVGINDDVTGASLEVPAFADTTPKGTVQCKFWGLGADGTVGANKEAIKIIGDNTDMYAQGYFAYDSKKSGGITVSHLRFGNEPIRSTYLVNAADYVACHKANYVQLYDVLEGIKDGGAFVLNSPWTLEEMEKELPGDMKAAIANKKLKFYNIDAVKIAQSVGLGGRINMIMQTAFFKLAGVLPFEKAVELLKKSIHKAYGRKGEKIVNMNIAAVDQAAAALVEVQYPASWATASGQVAGCCSKLPDYVAKIAKPVLAQKGDALPVSLFDPSGLMPLSTSQYEKRAVAINVPEWIKENCIQCNQCAFVCPHSAIVAVLADDAEKAKAPASFETLPAQGKELKGMHFRIQINTQDCLGCGNCADICPAKTKALAMKPIETQLDPQVANFQFADTVAWKEGLLKRDSVKGSQFYKPMMEFSGACSGCGETPYVRVLTQMFGERMIIANATGCSSIWGASAPTTPYCVNSKGHGPAWGNSLFEDCAEFGFGMGFAVAQRRETLKAKVEAAMAEATGELKDAMAAWLEGFLDAAKSAAAGDKMKALLAGMSAKSDALKAVEADADLFTKKSIWCFGGDGWAYDIGFGGLDHVIASGEDVNILVMDTEVYSNTGGQSSKATPTGAIAKFAAAGKRTRKKDLARIAMTYGNVYVAAVSMGYNKQQLMKAFAEAEAYPGPSIVIAYAPCINQGLKRGMGKTQEQAKLATASGYWPLFRYNPLLADQGKIPLVMDSKAPDGTVVEFMMSENRYAALDKMIPDVAKILRTELEKEVNDRWKQLCLLAGVSPEGDAKKAAPKAEAAVDGCTLTATAEHNGGSAEPCDDGRAGK; encoded by the coding sequence ATGGCAAAGAAACTGATCAAGACCGTCGACGGCAACACCGCCACCTCCTGGGTGGCCTACGCCCTCTCCGAATGCGCCGCCATCTACCCCATCACGCCCTCCTCCAACATGGGCGAGATGGTTGACGAGTGGGCCTCCCAGGGCATGAAGAACATCTACGGCCAGACCGTGAAGGTCCGCGAGCTCCAGAGCGAGGCCGGCGCGGCCGGCGCGGTGCACGGCTGCCTGGCCGCCGGCGCCCTCACGAGCACCTACACCGCCTCCCAGGGCCTGCTGCTCATGATCCCCAACATGTACAAGATCGCCGGCGAACTGCTGCCCGGCGTCTTCCACGTGTCGGCGCGCGCCGTGGCCGCCCACGCCCTCTCCATCTTCGGCGACCACCAGGACGTGATGGCCTGCCGCCAGACCGGCTTCGCCATGCTGGCCGGCTGCTCCGTCCAGGAAGCCCACGACATGGCCCTGGTGGCCCACCTCTCGGCCATCGAGTCCAGCGTGCCCTTCCTGCACTTCTTCGACGGCTTCCGCACCTCCCACGAGGTCCAGAAGATCGAAGTGCTCGACTTCTCCGAGATCGCCGGCATGGTGAACCAGGAGAAGGTGGCCGAGTTCCGCGCCCGCTCCATGAACCCCGAGCATCCCCAGATCCGCGGCACCGCCCAGAACCCCGACATCTACTTCCAGGGCCGCGAAGCCGCCAACAAGTACTACGACGCCGTGCCCGGCATCGTGAAGAACGTGATGGCCAAGGTCTCCGCCGCCACCGGCCGCCCCTACAACCTCTTCGACTACTACGGCTCCCCCAACGCCACCCGCGTGATCGTGGCCATGGGCTCCTCCTGCGAGGCCATCAAGGAAGTCATCGACCACATGAAGGGCGAGAAGGTCGGCCTCGTCACCGTGCGCCTCTACCGCCCCTGGTTCGCCGAAGCCTTCCTGGCCGCACTGCCCAAGACCGCCAAGAAGATCACCGTGCTCGACCGCACCAAGGAAGCCGGCTCCCTCTACGAGCCCCTCTACCTTGACGTGGCCACCACCCTGCGCGACGCCAAGATCGACGCCCAGCTCCTGGGCGGCCGCTACGGCCTGGGCTCCAAGGAGTTCACCCCCGCCATGGTCAAGGCCGTGTTCGACAACATGAACACCGCCAAGAAGAACCACTTCACCGTGGGCATCAACGACGACGTGACCGGCGCCTCCCTCGAAGTGCCCGCCTTCGCCGACACCACCCCCAAGGGCACCGTGCAGTGCAAGTTCTGGGGCCTGGGCGCCGACGGCACCGTGGGCGCGAACAAGGAAGCCATCAAGATCATCGGCGACAACACCGACATGTACGCCCAGGGCTACTTCGCCTACGACTCCAAGAAGTCGGGCGGCATCACCGTGTCGCACCTGCGCTTCGGCAACGAGCCCATCCGCTCCACCTACCTGGTGAACGCCGCCGACTACGTGGCCTGCCACAAAGCCAACTACGTCCAGCTCTACGACGTGCTGGAAGGCATCAAGGACGGCGGCGCCTTCGTGCTCAACTCCCCCTGGACCCTGGAGGAGATGGAGAAGGAGCTGCCCGGCGACATGAAGGCCGCCATCGCCAACAAGAAGCTCAAGTTCTACAACATCGACGCCGTGAAGATCGCCCAGAGCGTGGGCCTCGGCGGGCGCATCAACATGATCATGCAGACCGCCTTCTTCAAGCTGGCGGGCGTGCTGCCCTTCGAGAAGGCCGTGGAGCTGCTCAAGAAGTCCATCCACAAGGCTTACGGCCGCAAGGGCGAGAAGATCGTCAACATGAACATCGCCGCCGTGGACCAGGCCGCCGCCGCCCTGGTCGAGGTGCAGTACCCCGCCTCCTGGGCCACCGCCTCCGGCCAGGTCGCCGGCTGCTGCTCCAAGCTGCCCGACTACGTGGCCAAGATCGCCAAGCCGGTGCTGGCCCAGAAGGGCGACGCCCTGCCCGTCTCCCTGTTCGACCCCTCGGGCCTCATGCCGCTTTCCACCTCGCAGTACGAGAAGCGCGCCGTGGCCATCAACGTGCCCGAGTGGATCAAGGAAAACTGCATCCAGTGCAACCAGTGCGCCTTCGTCTGCCCCCACTCCGCCATCGTGGCCGTGCTGGCCGACGACGCCGAGAAGGCCAAGGCCCCTGCCTCCTTCGAGACCCTTCCCGCCCAGGGCAAGGAACTCAAGGGCATGCACTTCCGCATCCAGATCAACACCCAGGACTGCCTCGGCTGCGGCAACTGCGCCGACATCTGCCCCGCCAAGACCAAGGCCCTGGCCATGAAGCCCATCGAGACCCAGCTTGATCCCCAGGTCGCCAACTTCCAGTTCGCCGACACCGTGGCCTGGAAGGAAGGCCTGCTCAAGCGCGACTCCGTGAAGGGCTCCCAGTTCTACAAGCCCATGATGGAGTTCTCCGGCGCCTGCTCCGGCTGCGGCGAAACCCCCTACGTGCGCGTGCTCACCCAGATGTTCGGCGAGCGCATGATCATCGCCAACGCCACCGGCTGCTCCTCCATCTGGGGCGCCTCGGCGCCCACCACGCCCTACTGCGTGAACTCCAAGGGACACGGCCCTGCCTGGGGCAACTCCCTGTTTGAAGACTGCGCCGAGTTCGGCTTCGGCATGGGCTTCGCCGTGGCCCAGCGCCGCGAGACGCTCAAGGCCAAGGTCGAGGCCGCCATGGCCGAGGCCACCGGCGAACTCAAGGACGCCATGGCCGCCTGGCTCGAAGGCTTCCTGGACGCCGCCAAGTCCGCCGCCGCCGGCGACAAGATGAAGGCCCTGCTGGCCGGCATGTCCGCCAAGTCCGACGCCCTCAAGGCCGTGGAGGCCGACGCCGACCTCTTCACCAAGAAGTCCATCTGGTGCTTCGGCGGTGACGGCTGGGCCTACGACATCGGCTTCGGCGGCCTGGACCACGTGATCGCCTCCGGCGAAGACGTGAACATCCTGGTCATGGACACCGAAGTGTACTCCAACACCGGCGGCCAGTCCTCCAAGGCCACGCCCACCGGCGCCATCGCCAAGTTCGCCGCCGCCGGCAAGCGCACCCGCAAGAAGGACCTGGCCCGCATCGCCATGACCTACGGCAACGTCTACGTGGCCGCCGTGTCCATGGGCTACAACAAGCAACAGCTGATGAAGGCCTTCGCCGAGGCCGAGGCCTACCCCGGCCCCTCCATCGTGATCGCCTACGCGCCCTGCATCAACCAGGGCCTCAAGCGCGGCATGGGCAAGACCCAGGAGCAGGCCAAGCTGGCCACCGCTTCCGGCTACTGGCCCCTGTTCCGCTACAACCCGCTCCTGGCCGACCAGGGCAAGATCCCCCTGGTGATGGACTCCAAGGCCCCCGACGGCACCGTGGTCGAGTTCATGATGAGCGAGAACCGCTACGCCGCCCTGGACAAGATGATCCCCGACGTGGCCAAGATCCTGCGCACCGAACTCGAGAAGGAAGTCAACGACCGCTGGAAGCAGCTCTGCCTGCTGGCGGGCGTCTCCCCCGAAGGCGATGCCAAGAAGGCCGCGCCCAAGGCCGAAGCCGCCGTTGACGGCTGCACCCTGACCGCCACCGCCGAGCACAACGGCGGCAGCGCCGAGCCCTGCGACGACGGCCGCGCCGGCAAGTAA
- a CDS encoding DRTGG domain-containing protein has product MPGLYIGSTAPYSGKNTLCLGLGLTLRREGHSVGYFKPVGAQAAKIGDAWGDLDARAVCQALGLDTAPELATPVLVTQDFMHKAFSQAPCQDRTKTIAAAYKKVSSGKDVTLVGGSGGFLTSGLYACLDGPTVAQALDLPVLIVDRCAFELNYDILLSIKERLGDRMIGCVLSDVPGHYMEEVSSVLAPFLARRGVKVLGVIPHDRLLNSVTVESLAQRLGATIISGAAKAQDSAESFIIGAMQVENFLTHFRKHPKAAVILGGDRSDLQLVAIEGRPACLILTGNLYPNDIILARAEHAEVPIMVVRDDTYSVAKRMESLIARHKLRDPGKYQQASQLVAAHVDVAAVKKGLGL; this is encoded by the coding sequence ATGCCAGGACTCTACATCGGCTCCACCGCCCCCTACTCGGGCAAGAACACCCTCTGCCTGGGCCTGGGGCTCACCCTGCGCAGGGAGGGCCACTCCGTGGGCTACTTCAAGCCCGTGGGGGCGCAGGCCGCCAAGATCGGCGACGCCTGGGGCGACCTGGACGCCAGGGCCGTCTGCCAGGCCCTGGGCCTGGACACCGCCCCCGAGCTGGCCACGCCCGTGCTCGTCACCCAGGACTTCATGCACAAGGCCTTCTCCCAGGCCCCCTGCCAGGACAGGACCAAAACCATCGCCGCAGCCTACAAGAAGGTCTCCTCCGGCAAGGACGTCACCCTGGTGGGCGGCTCCGGCGGCTTCCTCACCTCTGGGCTCTACGCCTGCCTGGACGGCCCCACCGTGGCCCAGGCCCTGGACCTGCCCGTGCTCATCGTGGACCGCTGCGCCTTCGAGCTCAACTACGACATCCTGCTCTCCATCAAGGAGCGCCTGGGCGACAGGATGATCGGCTGCGTGCTCTCCGACGTGCCCGGGCATTACATGGAGGAGGTGAGCTCCGTGCTGGCCCCGTTTTTGGCCAGGCGCGGCGTGAAGGTGCTGGGCGTCATCCCCCACGACAGGCTGCTCAACTCCGTCACGGTGGAGTCCCTGGCCCAGCGCCTGGGGGCCACCATCATCTCCGGCGCGGCCAAGGCCCAGGACTCGGCGGAGAGCTTCATCATCGGAGCCATGCAGGTGGAGAACTTCCTCACCCACTTCCGCAAGCACCCCAAGGCGGCGGTGATCCTGGGCGGCGACCGCTCGGACCTCCAACTGGTGGCCATCGAGGGACGCCCCGCCTGCCTGATCCTCACCGGCAACCTCTACCCCAACGACATCATCCTGGCGCGCGCCGAACATGCGGAAGTGCCCATCATGGTCGTTCGGGACGACACCTATTCCGTGGCGAAACGCATGGAGTCGCTCATCGCCAGACACAAGCTGCGCGACCCCGGCAAATACCAACAGGCATCCCAGCTGGTGGCGGCCCACGTGGACGTGGCCGCCGTCAAGAAGGGTCTCGGGCTCTAA
- a CDS encoding acetate--CoA ligase family protein — MHLDALFSPKNVAVIGASRTPGKIGHTILKNMIEAGYAGELFPVNPNAESVLGLAAVKSVDDLPTPLDLAVLAVPRDQVPASLKALAKHHLRCAVVVSAGYRESGREGLKVEGEVARICRDHDIALIGPNCLGVLSTTDGINASFAPGFPRRGNIAFFSQSGALCAAILDWAIGESIGISKFVSLGNKAVVDETHMLYALSQDPETKVVLGYVENVEHGEAFLRMARKISRDKPVIMLKGGSTPAGAKAASAHTGSITGSDPAYEAAFRQTGILRAHTVSEMFDLAQAFSCQPLPQGPRLAVVTNAGGPAILAADAVGRSLLSMAALTPQTVDTLKADLPAAASVYNPVDMMASADPERLERTLSVVLDDPMADSVLVLVAPTAFTDPRAMAQAVVRAATGSHKPVLCCFMGKALMEDGARLLKESGFPCYPFPEQAVTCLEAMYRHGVRRSRPSPVMASVEGRKDLVRKAIKEARALGMTDIPTEGAQAVLKAYDLPVARARLARTSDEALAAAAKLGYPVVCKVASPQIAHKADAGAVALNVRTPEELKAAFLEITGHVKVLRPDAHVSGCIIQEQAPAGMKEVVMGFKRDDNFGPLLHFGLAGVYVDVLGDVSHRLAPISMGDARQLVREIDAYMLLTGVRGEPPANIEALEDLAIRLSQLALDFPEIYEADLSPVLVNNERAVIADARLMLLPR; from the coding sequence ATGCATCTTGACGCGCTGTTCAGCCCGAAGAACGTGGCCGTGATCGGCGCATCCAGGACCCCGGGCAAGATCGGCCACACCATCCTCAAGAACATGATCGAGGCAGGCTATGCGGGCGAACTCTTCCCCGTGAACCCCAACGCCGAGAGCGTCCTGGGGCTTGCGGCCGTGAAGTCCGTCGACGACCTGCCCACCCCGCTGGACCTGGCCGTGCTGGCCGTCCCCCGCGACCAGGTGCCCGCCTCGCTCAAGGCCCTGGCCAAACACCACCTGCGCTGCGCCGTGGTGGTCTCGGCGGGCTACCGCGAGTCCGGCCGCGAGGGCCTCAAGGTGGAAGGCGAGGTGGCCCGCATCTGCCGCGACCACGACATCGCTCTCATCGGCCCCAACTGTCTGGGCGTGCTCTCCACCACCGACGGCATCAACGCCTCTTTCGCGCCGGGCTTCCCCCGCAGGGGCAACATCGCCTTCTTCTCCCAGTCCGGCGCGCTGTGCGCCGCCATCCTGGACTGGGCCATCGGGGAATCCATCGGCATCTCCAAGTTCGTGAGCCTGGGCAACAAGGCCGTGGTGGACGAAACCCACATGCTCTACGCCCTCTCCCAGGACCCCGAGACCAAGGTCGTCCTTGGCTACGTGGAGAACGTGGAGCACGGCGAGGCCTTCCTGCGCATGGCCCGCAAAATTTCGCGCGACAAGCCCGTGATCATGCTCAAGGGCGGCTCCACCCCCGCCGGGGCCAAGGCCGCCTCGGCCCACACCGGGTCCATCACCGGCTCCGATCCGGCCTACGAGGCGGCCTTCCGCCAGACCGGCATCCTGCGCGCCCACACCGTCTCCGAAATGTTCGACCTGGCCCAGGCCTTTTCCTGCCAGCCGTTGCCTCAAGGACCGCGCCTCGCCGTGGTCACCAACGCCGGCGGCCCGGCCATCCTGGCCGCCGACGCCGTGGGCCGTTCGCTCTTGTCCATGGCGGCCCTCACGCCCCAGACCGTGGACACCCTGAAGGCGGACCTCCCAGCCGCCGCCAGCGTGTACAACCCCGTGGACATGATGGCCTCGGCCGACCCCGAGCGCCTGGAACGCACCCTCTCCGTGGTCCTGGACGACCCCATGGCCGACTCCGTGCTGGTGCTGGTGGCCCCCACCGCCTTCACCGACCCCCGGGCCATGGCCCAGGCCGTGGTCCGGGCGGCCACCGGCTCCCACAAGCCCGTGCTCTGCTGCTTCATGGGCAAGGCCCTCATGGAGGACGGCGCGCGCCTGCTCAAGGAATCGGGCTTCCCCTGCTACCCCTTCCCAGAGCAGGCCGTCACCTGCCTGGAGGCCATGTACCGCCACGGCGTGCGCCGCTCGCGCCCCTCGCCCGTGATGGCCAGCGTGGAAGGCCGCAAGGACCTCGTGCGCAAGGCCATCAAGGAGGCCCGCGCCCTGGGCATGACCGACATCCCCACCGAGGGCGCCCAGGCCGTCCTCAAGGCTTACGACCTCCCCGTGGCCCGCGCCCGCCTGGCGCGCACCTCCGACGAGGCCCTGGCCGCCGCCGCCAAGCTCGGCTACCCCGTGGTCTGCAAGGTGGCCTCCCCCCAGATCGCCCACAAGGCCGACGCAGGGGCCGTGGCCCTGAACGTGCGCACCCCCGAGGAACTCAAGGCCGCCTTCCTGGAAATCACCGGCCACGTGAAGGTGCTCAGGCCCGACGCCCACGTCTCGGGGTGCATCATCCAGGAGCAGGCCCCCGCCGGGATGAAGGAAGTGGTCATGGGCTTCAAGCGCGACGACAACTTCGGCCCCCTTCTGCATTTCGGCCTGGCCGGGGTCTACGTGGACGTGCTGGGCGACGTGTCCCACCGCCTGGCCCCCATCTCCATGGGCGACGCCCGCCAGCTGGTGCGCGAGATCGACGCCTACATGCTCCTCACGGGCGTGCGCGGCGAGCCCCCCGCCAACATCGAGGCCCTGGAGGACCTGGCCATCCGCCTCTCCCAGCTGGCCCTGGACTTCCCCGAAATCTACGAGGCCGATCTAAGCCCCGTCCTCGTGAACAACGAGCGCGCCGTCATCGCGGACGCACGCCTCATGCTGCTGCCGCGCTAG
- a CDS encoding diguanylate cyclase domain-containing protein, translated as MSHQNNPPDQAHSVCSTLGDILTPGVLGVPAGSTMRAALERMREARISSVVALRRGRPVGILTERGVIAAMVRHGKELLARKVSDVMSSPVLTAPSHMPIPEAFSMLLEKGIRHLVVVDAAGRALGMVTQTNMVRNLGVEYFVEVKRIEAIMVREVATLDTGESLAAALELMVRGPYSCVLALRDGEAAGIVTERDMVGFLARGVDLSGVILERVMSSPVVTAHRDTPVHQAAALMSERGIRRLVVVDSDGRLAGMLTQSDIVKGMEARYVEMLKDVIREKDHLLRQAVAEAARKTVYLDTILNTSVDLGIAATDGETIAFVNQAALSLLGLDENQAIGQDVEVFHRCLGVPQSRMRKAVSQVRKGGVHHFRATVSPNGSERFLDARVSGIRDAQGGVTGYVVMLRDVTERRLAEETIRRMAYHDALTGLPNRFLVADRLEQGLNQAKRRGCLLAVMLLDLDGFKVVNDNLGHSTGDLLLKQVAGRIAGLLRRSDTVGRMGGDEFLVVLPEVKTPEGVAAVASKMLRAVGQPVELQGAQARVSASIGLALYPWDGATGEALIQRADAAMYEAKAAGRGTYRFAGKAARELDLNHP; from the coding sequence ATGAGTCATCAGAACAATCCGCCCGACCAGGCGCACTCCGTGTGCAGCACGCTGGGGGACATCCTCACTCCCGGGGTGCTGGGGGTCCCGGCCGGGTCCACCATGCGCGCGGCCCTGGAGCGAATGCGCGAAGCCCGCATCAGCTCCGTGGTGGCCCTGCGCAGGGGGCGTCCCGTGGGCATCCTCACCGAGCGAGGGGTCATCGCGGCCATGGTCCGGCACGGCAAGGAGCTCCTGGCGCGCAAGGTGAGCGACGTGATGAGCTCCCCCGTGCTCACCGCGCCCTCGCACATGCCCATCCCCGAGGCCTTTTCCATGCTTCTGGAAAAGGGCATCCGCCACCTCGTGGTGGTGGACGCGGCCGGGCGCGCCCTGGGCATGGTCACCCAGACCAACATGGTGCGCAATCTGGGCGTGGAGTATTTCGTGGAGGTCAAGCGTATCGAAGCCATCATGGTGCGCGAGGTGGCCACCCTGGACACCGGGGAAAGCCTGGCCGCCGCGCTGGAGCTCATGGTGCGCGGGCCCTACAGCTGCGTGCTGGCCCTGCGTGACGGCGAAGCGGCAGGCATCGTCACCGAGCGCGACATGGTGGGCTTTCTGGCCCGGGGCGTGGACCTCTCCGGCGTCATCCTGGAGCGCGTGATGTCCTCCCCCGTGGTCACGGCCCACCGGGACACCCCCGTGCACCAGGCCGCCGCCCTCATGAGCGAGCGCGGCATCCGTCGCCTCGTGGTGGTGGATTCCGATGGCCGCCTGGCCGGGATGCTCACCCAGTCCGACATCGTCAAGGGCATGGAGGCCCGCTACGTGGAGATGCTCAAGGACGTGATCCGCGAGAAGGACCATCTCCTGCGCCAGGCCGTGGCCGAGGCCGCCCGGAAGACCGTCTATCTGGACACCATCCTGAACACCTCCGTGGACCTGGGCATAGCCGCCACCGACGGCGAGACCATCGCCTTCGTGAACCAGGCCGCCCTGTCCCTGCTGGGGCTCGACGAAAACCAGGCCATCGGCCAGGACGTGGAGGTCTTCCACAGATGCCTGGGCGTCCCCCAGAGCAGGATGCGCAAGGCCGTCTCCCAGGTCCGCAAGGGCGGCGTCCACCATTTCCGCGCCACCGTGAGCCCCAACGGCTCCGAACGATTCCTGGACGCCCGGGTGAGCGGCATTCGCGACGCCCAGGGCGGCGTCACGGGCTACGTGGTCATGCTGCGCGACGTCACCGAGCGCCGCCTAGCCGAGGAGACCATCCGGCGCATGGCCTACCACGACGCCCTCACCGGCCTGCCCAACCGTTTTCTCGTGGCCGACCGTCTGGAGCAGGGCCTCAACCAGGCCAAGCGGCGCGGCTGCCTGCTGGCCGTGATGCTCCTGGACCTGGACGGCTTCAAGGTGGTCAACGACAACCTGGGGCATTCCACGGGGGACCTGCTGCTCAAGCAGGTGGCAGGGCGCATCGCGGGGCTTCTGCGCCGTTCGGACACCGTGGGCCGCATGGGCGGCGACGAGTTTCTCGTGGTGCTCCCCGAGGTGAAGACCCCCGAAGGCGTGGCCGCCGTGGCCTCCAAGATGCTCAGGGCCGTGGGGCAGCCCGTGGAGTTGCAGGGCGCGCAGGCCAGGGTGAGCGCCAGCATCGGCCTGGCCCTCTATCCCTGGGACGGGGCCACGGGCGAGGCGCTCATCCAGCGCGCCGACGCCGCCATGTACGAGGCCAAGGCCGCCGGGCGGGGCACCTACCGCTTCGCGGGCAAGGCCGCCCGGGAGCTGGACCTCAACCATCCGTAA